The following proteins come from a genomic window of Streptomyces sp. NBC_00539:
- a CDS encoding GNAT family N-acetyltransferase: protein MDPVTLETGRLVLRAFTPADVDAVYEACQDEDIQLYTPVPVPYRRTDAEKLVGETLPAQWAEDRDYTLGAFRKDTGALVGSYCLTLISRGVWELGYWAVKEQRGRGYSVEAARALCDWGWATLDVHRIEWWAMAGNTGSRAVAEKLGFTIEGTLRNRSIANDGKPHDWWVGGLLRP, encoded by the coding sequence GTGGATCCAGTGACTCTTGAGACCGGCCGTCTGGTGCTGCGGGCCTTCACACCTGCCGACGTGGATGCGGTGTACGAAGCCTGCCAGGACGAGGACATCCAGTTGTACACCCCGGTGCCGGTGCCGTACCGCCGTACGGATGCGGAGAAGCTCGTCGGCGAGACGCTGCCCGCCCAGTGGGCCGAGGACAGGGACTACACCCTCGGCGCGTTCCGCAAGGACACCGGCGCCCTGGTCGGCTCGTACTGCCTGACCCTCATCAGCCGCGGCGTCTGGGAGCTCGGATACTGGGCGGTCAAGGAGCAGCGCGGACGCGGGTACTCGGTGGAGGCCGCTCGGGCCCTGTGTGACTGGGGCTGGGCCACGCTCGACGTCCACCGCATCGAGTGGTGGGCCATGGCCGGGAACACCGGCTCGCGTGCCGTCGCCGAGAAGCTTGGCTTCACCATCGAAGGGACACTGCGCAATCGCAGCATCGCCAACGACGGCAAGCCGCACGACTGGTGGGTGGGCGGATTGCTGAGGCCCTGA